The uncultured Campylobacter sp. DNA segment GAGCAAGACCGCAAAAGGAAGCCAAAATGAAAAATAAAATAAAATCGGCGCTTCTTGGCGCGTTTGCGGTGCTGTTTCTTGGAGCGTGCGCAGGCTCGCAGCCCGAGGTTTACGACTATTCGGCGTTTTTACACACCAAGCCTCGCTCGATCGTCGTCATGATGCCCACCAGCGACTCAGCCGAGATAAAGGCCTCCGCAGCGGTGCTGGCAAACGCGCTCTATCCGCTTAGCGAGGCGGGGTATTACGTATTTTCGCCCGCGCTCGTAAACGAGACCTTTAAAAACAACGGCATCTACGACGCAGGCGAGATCGCGCAGATCTCTACGTACAAGCTAAAGCAGATATTCGGCGCCGATGCCGCGCTCTACCTCAACGTCGCAGACTACGGCACCTCGTATATGCTCCTTAATAGCGTCACGCGCGTGAGCGTAGCAGCGACTCTAGTGGATCTAAACACGGGCGCCGTACTCTGGCAAAAAAGCGCCGCGGCGGCAAACGACTCGGGCGGAGGCGGGGGCGATCTCATCGGCATGCTAGTCTCCGCGCTAGTTAAACAGATCGCAGACTCAATCTCGGACGCTAGCTTTGACCTCTCGGCGCGCGCGGACGCGATTTTGTTTAGCACCGACTGCCGCGACTGCTTGCTTTATGGCCCGTATTCGCCGCATTACGGCCGGGATAGGCAGCTTGGCGGCGGCAAATAAATTTTAAAAAGGACGAAAATGAAACTAGCCGAGGCGCTGATATTGCGCGCCGACATACAAAAACGTATCGAGCAGTTAAAATCAAGGCTTGCGGATAACGCAAAGGTGCAAGAGGGAGAAAAGCCTAGCGAAGAGCCAAAGGCGCTGCTAGCCGAGCTGGACGCGCTCACAAGCGAGCTTGAGCGATTAATCGTTCGGATAAATTTAACCAACTGCACCGCAAAGGCGGACGGCAAAAGCCTAACCGAGCTGATCGCCAAGCGCGACGTACTCACGCTAAAAGCGGGCGCATTACGGGCTTTTGCGCAAGCTGCCGCTCAAAAGGTGGAAATTTATTCGCGCAGCGAGATTAAAATTTTAAGCACGGTGGACGTCGCGGCGCTGCAAAAGCAGGTGGATGAGCTAGCTAAACAGATCAGGCAACTCGACACGACGCTGCAAGGAGCAAACTGGCAGACCGATCTGATCGAAAGCTAAGGGCGTAAAATTTAAAATTTCGGGTAAGTATCGCAAGAGGCGAGCATGAAAAACCTTCCCTGTAACGGAATTAATAGCGCTCGCGGAAACGGCGCACCCCTTTTACGATTTATTTTCAGTAAATTTACAGGGGCAATGTGACTGCGCAATGTAACTACCTAATGCTGATCTAGCGATACCGAGGGCGGGAACGGGGAAATTTAAAACGAAATTTTGATTTTAACGGCGCGGTTTGCAGGCTTGCCTCAAAGCCAAAGAGTAGCGCCGCGGTAAAACGCAAAATTTAGCGGCGGATTTGAGAGGTTTTACGTCAAATTTTGCGCTAAATTTAACTTGGTTTTTTATTTGAGCTAAAAATAAGACTCACGGCAAGCGCCATAAATTTAAAAATCAATATAAAGCTAAATTTAGCGTGCGAGGGCTTTAAAATACGGTTTACCAAGGCAAGATAATAACGCGGTAAATGCCTAAATTTAGCCGAAAAATCGTAAAGTCGCCTAGCAAATTCGCGCGCAAGGAGAAAAATGGAAAATTTATTACTAAAGCAGCTACGCGAGGCGTTGCCGCAGGGTATGCGAGTACCAAGCGAGATCGAGGCGCTTTATACGTGGATAGAGGCAAACGGTTTTGCGAGCGACGAGGATGGGCGCAGGCGCGGCTATCTATACCCGCAGGATCGGCTGAAGCAGAGCTGGGGTGAGGATGAGCGCGAGGGCGGCACGGATATCTCGTTTTTCGCCGGCGAGCCGGAGAGTAGTGATCTGGGGCTTAGCTACTGGTTTTACGGCAAAGAGCGCGAGCTAGACGCAGAGATAAAAAATAGGCTTTGCGTATTTGCAAGTAGCGGCAAAGACGGCTCGATGTGCGCGCTATGGATGGATGATGCGGGCGAAACCAAGATAGTACACATGGGTTCCGGTTCGGGTTCGACGATGACTTGCGTTTTGACTCGTAACGGGCTTGATTTTTTACGGTTGCTTGCGATAGGATACGACGAGATATGCTGGGGCGAGGCTTTTAGCTCGCCGCCAAATAGCAACGAAGACGAGCTTTTCGTACATCCAAACGAGCCGTTTAGGCGGTGGGTGCGGGAGCGCTTTAAAACGACGATCCCGCAAACGGCGCTTGAGGTCGCGACGCCTGCAGATATGGACGACGACGAACCTAGGGACGAATTTTTGATCTGGATAAGGAGCCTTTGGGAGTAATGTTAGGCGCGAGTTCGGCGTGGTTTTAGCCTTGGCGGATACGAAAGGCGGGTTTTTAGCGCTTTAATCCGCCTTGAAAATACGCCTAAATTCGGCCGTAAATTTAACGCTCGGACGCGCAAAAACAAAGCCGCAACGAAGCGCAAATTTGGATTTAATTTAGCAAAGCCGCAAAAATCAGTAGACGCCCTGTTAATCCGCGCCCTATTAAGCGCGAAAAGGCAGCGAAAAGCGGCTAAATTTACGGACACCCATCCAAGCTTATTTAAATTTAGAGCGACTAAATTTAATGCCGGAGAGCGCTTCTTGCTAATCCTGGCGCTTGGCTTAATCTCGCAAATTTAAACGACTCAAAATAAATCCAAAAATCCGCAACCAAGCGCAAATCTCGCCCTACCGCCGCTAGACCTGCAATCTCCTAACCGCCGAACCGGCCAGTTTACCTTTTGCTAGCTTTTATCCTTGCGGATAAATGCCTCTTGCTTAAGCCGTTACTTTA contains these protein-coding regions:
- a CDS encoding DIP1984 family protein, with the protein product MKLAEALILRADIQKRIEQLKSRLADNAKVQEGEKPSEEPKALLAELDALTSELERLIVRINLTNCTAKADGKSLTELIAKRDVLTLKAGALRAFAQAAAQKVEIYSRSEIKILSTVDVAALQKQVDELAKQIRQLDTTLQGANWQTDLIES
- a CDS encoding SMI1/KNR4 family protein: MENLLLKQLREALPQGMRVPSEIEALYTWIEANGFASDEDGRRRGYLYPQDRLKQSWGEDEREGGTDISFFAGEPESSDLGLSYWFYGKERELDAEIKNRLCVFASSGKDGSMCALWMDDAGETKIVHMGSGSGSTMTCVLTRNGLDFLRLLAIGYDEICWGEAFSSPPNSNEDELFVHPNEPFRRWVRERFKTTIPQTALEVATPADMDDDEPRDEFLIWIRSLWE
- a CDS encoding DUF799 family lipoprotein — its product is MKNKIKSALLGAFAVLFLGACAGSQPEVYDYSAFLHTKPRSIVVMMPTSDSAEIKASAAVLANALYPLSEAGYYVFSPALVNETFKNNGIYDAGEIAQISTYKLKQIFGADAALYLNVADYGTSYMLLNSVTRVSVAATLVDLNTGAVLWQKSAAAANDSGGGGGDLIGMLVSALVKQIADSISDASFDLSARADAILFSTDCRDCLLYGPYSPHYGRDRQLGGGK